From the genome of Virgibacillus proomii, one region includes:
- a CDS encoding phage distal tail protein, which translates to MRWIEIAQRNEVNVEGTVRTAPIITSVIKKEIPYVEYSVDDQKLRLHYPFKVNDVVRVDFSKQKVFINEQLQMETIDLVYADFFRLKPGLNEISTVPAMQLEVKYTERWL; encoded by the coding sequence GTGCGTTGGATAGAGATAGCTCAAAGGAATGAAGTAAATGTTGAAGGAACAGTCCGTACAGCTCCTATCATTACTTCGGTGATAAAAAAAGAAATACCTTATGTGGAATACAGTGTAGATGACCAAAAGCTAAGACTGCACTACCCATTTAAGGTTAATGATGTGGTTAGAGTAGACTTTTCTAAACAAAAAGTATTTATTAATGAACAATTGCAAATGGAAACAATTGACCTCGTTTATGCTGATTTTTTCAGATTAAAACCTGGCTTAAATGAAATAAGCACAGTTCCAGCAATGCAATTGGAGGTTAAGTATACAGAGAGGTGGTTGTAG